A region from the Arachis ipaensis cultivar K30076 chromosome B01, Araip1.1, whole genome shotgun sequence genome encodes:
- the LOC107638228 gene encoding uncharacterized protein LOC107638228 isoform X1, which yields MKLENGDRRRTDSFLSFCSFQQPKLASIINYLPHDVAIKIASLLQVRDLCALSCCSTFWRELCVSDSIWESLVRKRWPLLTSFDFPSSSSSSSSSSSSTSSSSSANSPNFKKWRKLYLKRHVELGVRARSVEKFVEACSRSESLEVRDYLNAVETLIATRFGFEDVQRFLFNPKVNVLLNLIGVHYCLTCLGIQQGDELVESLRASEISDRHVCIKWWKVGRWIYGFRRRDESHSRWVSLAYLATEDDEHVLGVLRRGTIHEVVRVQISAVGHTSTPWSYKTDQL from the exons ATGAAACTGGAGAATGGAGATCGCAGAAGAACagattcctttctttctttctgcaGTTTCCAACAACCCAAACTGGCTTCCATCATCAATTATCTTCCTCACGATGTTGCCATCAAAATCGCTTCTCTCCTTCAG GTTCGAGATTTGTGTGCCTTGAGTTGTTGTTCCACTTTCTGGAGGGAACTCTGCGTCTCCGATTCCATTTGGGAGTCTCTTGTCAGAAAAAGATGGCCTTTACTCACTTCCTTCGATTtcccttcttcatcatcatcgtcatcttcatcttcatcttccacttcctcttcctcttccgcTAATTCCCCGAATTTTAAG AAGTGGAGGAAATTGTACTTAAAGAGGCATGTGGAGTTGGGAGTTAGGGCAAGGTCTGTTGAGAAGTTTGTGGAAGCTTGTTCCCGTTCTGAATCACTTGAAGTTAGGGACTATCTCAATGCTGTTGAAACCTTGATTGCCACAAGGTTTGGTTTTGAAGATGTCCAGAGGTTCCTCTTCAACCCTAAAGTCAACGTCTTGCTTAACTTGATTGGTGTCCACTATTGCCTCACATGTCTTGGGATTCAg CAGGGCGACGAACTCGTAGAATCGCTTCGGGCTAGTGAGATATCTGATCGGCATGTATGCATCAAGTGGTGGAAAGTTGGGAGATGGATCTATGGCTTCCGCAGGAGGGACGAGTCACATTCTCGTTGGGTTTCTTTGGCATATTTAGCAACAGAAGATGATGAACATGTTCTGGGGGTACTTCGCCGAGGTACCATTCATGAGGTTGTACGTGTTCAGATCTCTGCTGTTGGTCACACATCAACACCTTGGTCCTATAAGACTGATCAACTataa
- the LOC107638238 gene encoding CASP-like protein 1D2 yields MSTTEKPGEPENRTAPTPAPAGVDLSNLDVILRFLLFAASLVAVVVLVTGNQTELVLFQGRPVPQPAKWRYSPAFVYFVVAFSVSGLYSIITTLASLSVIQRPHQKTKFLLHFLFWDALILGIIASATGAGAGVAYIGLKGNSHVHWNKICSAYDTFCKHVAGSLAVGLFGSIVVVLLIFLSAFTLHSRVPK; encoded by the exons ATGTCTACTACAGAGAAGCCAGGGGAACCTGAGAACAGGACAGCTCCAACTCCGGCTCCGGCCGGCGTCGATTTGTCTAATTTGGATGTGATATTAAGGTTTCTGTTGTTTGCAGCCTCACTTGTGGCAGTAGTGGTGCTTGTCACTGGTAATCAAACCGAATTGGTGCTTTTCCAAGGTAGGCCTGTGCCACAACCAGCCAAGTGGAGATACTCACCGGCCTTTGT ATATTTTGTGGTTGCATTTTCGGTTTCTGGGCTTTACAGCATCATCACCACGCTAGCATCACTCTCTGTGATCCAGAGACCACATCAGAAAACCAAGTTTCTCCTTCATTTTCTCTTCTGGGATGCG CTGATACTGGGGATAATAGCATCAGCAACAGGAGCAGGTGCAGGTGTTGCATACATAGGTTTAAAGGGAAACAGCCATGTCCATTGGAATAAAATTTGCAGTGCATATGACACTTTCTGTAAGCATGTTGCTGGATCCCTTGCTGTGGGCTTGTTTGGCAGCATTGTTGTTGTGTTACTCATCTTCCTTTCAGCTTTCACCCTTCACAGCAGGGTTCCCAAGTAG
- the LOC107638228 gene encoding uncharacterized protein LOC107638228 isoform X2 → MKLENGDRRRTDSFLSFCSFQQPKLASIINYLPHDVAIKIASLLQVRDLCALSCCSTFWRELCVSDSIWESLVRKRWPLLTSFDFPSSSSSSSSSSSSTSSSSSANSPNFKKWRKLYLKRHVELGVRARSVEKFVEACSRSESLEVRDYLNAVETLIATRFGFEDVQRFLFNPKVNVLLNLIGVHYCLTCLGIQGDELVESLRASEISDRHVCIKWWKVGRWIYGFRRRDESHSRWVSLAYLATEDDEHVLGVLRRGTIHEVVRVQISAVGHTSTPWSYKTDQL, encoded by the exons ATGAAACTGGAGAATGGAGATCGCAGAAGAACagattcctttctttctttctgcaGTTTCCAACAACCCAAACTGGCTTCCATCATCAATTATCTTCCTCACGATGTTGCCATCAAAATCGCTTCTCTCCTTCAG GTTCGAGATTTGTGTGCCTTGAGTTGTTGTTCCACTTTCTGGAGGGAACTCTGCGTCTCCGATTCCATTTGGGAGTCTCTTGTCAGAAAAAGATGGCCTTTACTCACTTCCTTCGATTtcccttcttcatcatcatcgtcatcttcatcttcatcttccacttcctcttcctcttccgcTAATTCCCCGAATTTTAAG AAGTGGAGGAAATTGTACTTAAAGAGGCATGTGGAGTTGGGAGTTAGGGCAAGGTCTGTTGAGAAGTTTGTGGAAGCTTGTTCCCGTTCTGAATCACTTGAAGTTAGGGACTATCTCAATGCTGTTGAAACCTTGATTGCCACAAGGTTTGGTTTTGAAGATGTCCAGAGGTTCCTCTTCAACCCTAAAGTCAACGTCTTGCTTAACTTGATTGGTGTCCACTATTGCCTCACATGTCTTGGGATTCAg GGCGACGAACTCGTAGAATCGCTTCGGGCTAGTGAGATATCTGATCGGCATGTATGCATCAAGTGGTGGAAAGTTGGGAGATGGATCTATGGCTTCCGCAGGAGGGACGAGTCACATTCTCGTTGGGTTTCTTTGGCATATTTAGCAACAGAAGATGATGAACATGTTCTGGGGGTACTTCGCCGAGGTACCATTCATGAGGTTGTACGTGTTCAGATCTCTGCTGTTGGTCACACATCAACACCTTGGTCCTATAAGACTGATCAACTataa